The sequence below is a genomic window from Sparus aurata chromosome 6, fSpaAur1.1, whole genome shotgun sequence.
AGAGGTGTTGCCTACGACATTCCTTTAGGAGGTCTATTCATTTAAAGACTGTCTCaccaagaacaacaacagcatcaGTCAGCAAACGCCCAAAAAGCGACATGTTTATGTTCAAGTGACAAAGCCCTCTggaatctatctatctatcagaAACAGGGTTCTCTGAGCAATCTTCAAGCCAAATTCTGCTGAATTGGGTGCTTCTCAGCTCAAGGATGACAAATGTTCAAAGGGAAAGAGGGGACTGGAGCACACTGATACATTTAGAGCCTTTAATTTTGCAACATTTAACAGTACTGTGTCTTATTCGGAGTCCAAGTGATCAAAGACATGAGGCAAAGTATTAAACCCAACCTAGATCAGGTGTGTAGTTCTCATTAGATCACTGGTAGAAATCTGGGATCTGTAGGAGTAATCTTGTCTGTTGGTGGAAAAGGGCGTGACGGTAGTCGCTTTTCCTCTGCATGACTCGACACTGCagctttctttattttattcattgtggATAGTACCTGGTACCTGGTCCTTTGGTTGGTTTTACCTCAGATGAGCTGAGACGATGTCACAAAAAGGTGACGTAAGAACACTGCAGACTACTGATTGGCCCCATTCTCACCTGAACACTGGGATGACAATCAGCCAAAAAGTGCCTGTCTTGTCTTGAGAGGGTACTATCTGCAGTGAAACGCGAAGTAGAAAAAAGTACATTGAGATGTGTTGAGACAAGTCGTACTTCTGTGCCACAAAGCCTGCAGAGGGAGGAAATCTTGGTGGATGGATGGCTCAACACTGGGCTTCGACAGGGGAGTCTGATGCTCCTGTACCTATacctatatatctatctatctatcatgtTCCCTaagttgttattattgtaaCTATGACGATGAAGGCCCCCACTTAACTAGGTTGTTTCTGTGTCTAACCTGACCAAACCTTAGAAAATGCTTTTGTTGTTCTGAAGGGGCAGTTAAAAACTTAGTATTTTGTAGTTAAATGAGACTAGATCATTTATGTTTCACTAGCTTGCATtatgaaagtgtttttgttttggtgtcCTGTACAAGGGATTTTCAACAATTTCCTTTGGTTAATATCTTTAAGAGTTTGTTATAAATGGCAGAACTTTCAGATCACAATATCggagggaaacacacacaccgaacacCTGCGCTGACACACTCACCTGTCCGTTCTTCTTAAGGTCGGCCCACATGCTCGTCCCATCACCTCCTCTCATCAGGACATGGTAGGTGAAGTAGTAGATGCCAGGCAGTGGGCAGGTGAACTTGCCAGTACTCGGCTCGTAGTAGTTCCCTACATTGGTCACAACGTCGTCAAACTTCAGTATTTCACTCCCTTCGTGTTGCTTTCGGAGGCCTGCGTAGAAGGCGATTTTGGGACTGTAGACGGATGAGCCATATCCACCAGGTCCAGGCCCTTGTGGACCAGGTGGGCCTGGCTTGCCAGGCTCTCCAGGGGGCCCTTTAGGACCTGGAGGACCTGGAGGACCAGGAAGTTCAGGGCTCCCTCTATAACCCTTTTTGCCCCTGCCTTTTGGGAAGTCTGGGGGCTGAGGGGAGACGGCTGTCAGCTCTCCCTGTGGGGGGGTGAAAGTGTCACACACCATCTTGCAGCTCCCGAGCATCTCGTAATGCGTGCCCCCTCCTCCAGACCCTCCCCCCTTGGTGGTGTGGACCAATAGGGGAATGGCCACCAGCAGGACCAGAACCATGGCCACGCCGACGCCAGCCCCGATGACACGTTTCTTTCGGCTGAGCCGGGAGGCGGCCAGTGTGAGGAAGTCCTCCTCCCCCTTAGCTGGAATGGTTGTGCCGGCCAGGCTGAACTCTGAGTAGAAATTAACTAGTGGATTGAAAGGGTGTAGGAAGGAAATGTATGATTGTGTGGGGCAGAGGAAAGAAACAGGGGGCTATTTTAGGAACAGCAAGTCTATGAGGGGAGAAAATCAGAAGTCGGGGGGAGAATGACGAAAAGATTTTTCCATTTCTCGATGTTCagtacatttgttttgtatCCTTTGTTTGCATGAATCTAAAGATAAAGGCTCATTTTACAagccaaaaataaaatatatattctatatCTCAGTTGAGTTGGcaattttactttttctttttttttttttttatcccgcTTTGTGGTTGTGGAGGCTCCAGCAAAAAGCTTTCAGTTGCTCAGGCAGAGAGCTGTCAGGTGGGGTCTACAGTATTCCCACTGGAGTTCATCTCACCCACCACATATGGGGAAGGGCTCTTTACTTGCCTGTCCAGGGAT
It includes:
- the c1ql4b gene encoding complement C1q-like protein 4 is translated as MVLVLLVAIPLLVHTTKGGGSGGGGTHYEMLGSCKMVCDTFTPPQGELTAVSPQPPDFPKGRGKKGYRGSPELPGPPGPPGPKGPPGEPGKPGPPGPQGPGPGGYGSSVYSPKIAFYAGLRKQHEGSEILKFDDVVTNVGNYYEPSTGKFTCPLPGIYYFTYHVLMRGGDGTSMWADLKKNGQVRASAIAQDADQNYDYASNSVILHLDVGDEVCVQLDGGKVHGGNTNKYSTFSGFLIYPD